A genomic region of Carassius auratus strain Wakin unplaced genomic scaffold, ASM336829v1 scaf_tig00019984, whole genome shotgun sequence contains the following coding sequences:
- the LOC113076335 gene encoding T-cell activation inhibitor, mitochondrial-like isoform X2: MYVTTFLRYIRLGGRCVSARMVQRRNLSGADAINALRPFYFAVHPDFFGQHPREREVNENSLKRLSGYLENLQKPGARSPKPANLTFYVRDTKEKADSSGRLLASGFRSVTFTLQSKDVLSTVLDVLRSCSLSVEHIQDVLKAETEKSSTQQPGTAFYRPIKWDKTYYTFTGFRDPEQELEQARRVEPTLSLWLRNNESEATKKQNASLPRREELKRLKRELIQKLGLLDIRWQRKWGVAHKCCQLQSLGRLSTQSPEALHILRGHVIVFTDQSGMNASGHVMLGTMDVHHQWTKLFERLLSYRSLFQRSDWLKERISHLLGGIQVIHIERMGPALPLEEHYSTLHTFHKRLLPQRLSLHPRSMQGLTMSLENDRSTPCLHEMGHFIIPTLCDTLQLQNFLQSQAQEARKRMRRKDNPAALPGTARPSAGRPHQGLYRS; this comes from the exons ATGTATGTGACCACCTTCCTGCGTTATATTAG GCTTGGTGGTAGATGTGTTTCTGCTCGTATGGTTCAGAGGAGGAATCTCTCAGGAGCGGATGCCATTAATGCCCTGCGGCCCTTTTACTTTGCAGTGCACCCTGATTTCTTTGGCCAGCATCCAAGAGAgaga GAAGTAAATGAAAACTCCCTCAAAAGGCTAAGTGGTTATCTTGAAAATCTTCAGAAGCCTGGGGCAAGATCCCCCAAACCTGCAAACCTCACTTTTTATGTCCGGGACACAAAAGAAAAGGCAGACTCCAGTGGTAGACTGCTAGCCTCAG GATTCCGTTCAGTGACCTTTACCCTGCAGTCTAAGGATGTTCTGAGCACAGTGTTGGATGTTCTGAGGTCCTGTAGCCTCTCGGTTGAACATATTCAAGATGTGCTCAAGGCTGAGACAGAGAAGAGCTCGACACAACAGCCTGGAACAGCTTTCTATCGGCCCATCAAATGGGACAAGACTTATTACACTTTCACAGGATTCAGGGACCCAGAGCAGGAGTTAGAACAAGCCAGAAGAGTCGAGCCCACACTCAG TTTATGGCTGAGAAACAATGAGTCGGAGGCCACAAAGAAACAGAATGCCAGTCTTCCACGGCGTGAGGAGCTGAAAAGACTGAAAAGAGAGTTGATTCAGAAACTTGGTTTGTTGGATATCAG GTGGCAGCGCAAATGGGGAGTTGCACACAAATGCTGTCAGCTGCAGAGTCTGGGTCGTCTCTCCACACAAAGCCCTGAGGCTCTGCACATCCTGAGAG GTCACGTAATCGTTTTTACTGACCAGTCAGGGATGAATGCCTCAGGGCATGTTATGTTAGGAACAATGGATGTCCACCATCAATGGACAAAG CTCTTTGAAAGATTGCTGAGTTACAGAAGCCTGTTCCAGCGGTCGGACTGGCTGAAGGAGCGCATCAGTCACCTTTTGGGAGGGATTCAGGTGATCCACATCGAGCGGATGGGTCCAGCTCTGCCTCTGGAGGAACATTACAGTACCCTCCACACTTTCCACAAGAGACTGTTGCCTCAGCGCCTCTCCCTGCACCCCCGCAGCATGCAAGGCCTCACAATGAGCTTGGAAAA TGACCGCTCCACCCCCTGCCTGCATGAGATGGGCCACTTCATCATCCCAACTCTGTGTGACACCCTCCAGCTGCAGAACTTCCTCCAGAGCCAGGCCCAGGAGGCCCGGAAACGCATGCGGCGCAAAGACAA TCCAGCTGCTTTGCCTGGAACAGCAAGACCATCTGCTGGAAGACCACACCAGGGACTTTATCGATCTTAA
- the LOC113076335 gene encoding T-cell activation inhibitor, mitochondrial-like isoform X1 produces the protein MYVTTFLRYIRLGGRCVSARMVQRRNLSGADAINALRPFYFAVHPDFFGQHPREREVNENSLKRLSGYLENLQKPGARSPKPANLTFYVRDTKEKADSSGRLLASGFRSVTFTLQSKDVLSTVLDVLRSCSLSVEHIQDVLKAETEKSSTQQPGTAFYRPIKWDKTYYTFTGFRDPEQELEQARRVEPTLSLWLRNNESEATKKQNASLPRREELKRLKRELIQKLGLLDIRWQRKWGVAHKCCQLQSLGRLSTQSPEALHILRGHVIVFTDQSGMNASGHVMLGTMDVHHQWTKLFERLLSYRSLFQRSDWLKERISHLLGGIQVIHIERMGPALPLEEHYSTLHTFHKRLLPQRLSLHPRSMQGLTMSLENDRSTPCLHEMGHFIIPTLCDTLQLQNFLQSQAQEARKRMRRKDKLEAEEEDIILCCLQDLSLHSLSKEPSVSSSQMIPCCRRLMEERSPQMQGLHLYISHFYSVMQDGDLCIPWDWKG, from the exons ATGTATGTGACCACCTTCCTGCGTTATATTAG GCTTGGTGGTAGATGTGTTTCTGCTCGTATGGTTCAGAGGAGGAATCTCTCAGGAGCGGATGCCATTAATGCCCTGCGGCCCTTTTACTTTGCAGTGCACCCTGATTTCTTTGGCCAGCATCCAAGAGAgaga GAAGTAAATGAAAACTCCCTCAAAAGGCTAAGTGGTTATCTTGAAAATCTTCAGAAGCCTGGGGCAAGATCCCCCAAACCTGCAAACCTCACTTTTTATGTCCGGGACACAAAAGAAAAGGCAGACTCCAGTGGTAGACTGCTAGCCTCAG GATTCCGTTCAGTGACCTTTACCCTGCAGTCTAAGGATGTTCTGAGCACAGTGTTGGATGTTCTGAGGTCCTGTAGCCTCTCGGTTGAACATATTCAAGATGTGCTCAAGGCTGAGACAGAGAAGAGCTCGACACAACAGCCTGGAACAGCTTTCTATCGGCCCATCAAATGGGACAAGACTTATTACACTTTCACAGGATTCAGGGACCCAGAGCAGGAGTTAGAACAAGCCAGAAGAGTCGAGCCCACACTCAG TTTATGGCTGAGAAACAATGAGTCGGAGGCCACAAAGAAACAGAATGCCAGTCTTCCACGGCGTGAGGAGCTGAAAAGACTGAAAAGAGAGTTGATTCAGAAACTTGGTTTGTTGGATATCAG GTGGCAGCGCAAATGGGGAGTTGCACACAAATGCTGTCAGCTGCAGAGTCTGGGTCGTCTCTCCACACAAAGCCCTGAGGCTCTGCACATCCTGAGAG GTCACGTAATCGTTTTTACTGACCAGTCAGGGATGAATGCCTCAGGGCATGTTATGTTAGGAACAATGGATGTCCACCATCAATGGACAAAG CTCTTTGAAAGATTGCTGAGTTACAGAAGCCTGTTCCAGCGGTCGGACTGGCTGAAGGAGCGCATCAGTCACCTTTTGGGAGGGATTCAGGTGATCCACATCGAGCGGATGGGTCCAGCTCTGCCTCTGGAGGAACATTACAGTACCCTCCACACTTTCCACAAGAGACTGTTGCCTCAGCGCCTCTCCCTGCACCCCCGCAGCATGCAAGGCCTCACAATGAGCTTGGAAAA TGACCGCTCCACCCCCTGCCTGCATGAGATGGGCCACTTCATCATCCCAACTCTGTGTGACACCCTCCAGCTGCAGAACTTCCTCCAGAGCCAGGCCCAGGAGGCCCGGAAACGCATGCGGCGCAAAGACAA GTTGGAGGCAGAGGAAGAAGACATAATTTTGTGTTGTCTGCAGGATTTGTCTCTGCACAGTCTGTCTAAAGAGCCCAGTGTGTCGAGCAGTCAGATGATCCCCTGCTGTAGGCGTCTGATGGAGGAGAGATCCCCGCAGATGCAGGGCCTTCATCTCTACATCTCTCACTTCTATTCAGTCATGCAGGATGGGGATCTGTGTATTCCCTGGGACTGGAAGGGCTGA